A single region of the Idiomarinaceae bacterium HL-53 genome encodes:
- a CDS encoding GTP pyrophosphokinase: MVQVRDLHVDKVSDTAVDWQAMIDVPETREALTVLDQKLTELSPKAHETCFKAREMVLILSDLKLETDGLLAALCVPYFDAGIVNEETLGKLCKPEIVKLVLTVHQMQSISELQHFRRGKPSETQIDVVRRMLLAMVEDVRAVLIKLAERICQLRVVKSGDEEERVLTAKECSEIYAPLANRLGIGQLKWELEDLAFRYLHPDVYQQIAKQLDEKRTQREKYIYQFVTDLQQALLANDVKAEVYGRPKHIFSIYKKMQKKNLQFDELFDIRAVRVITHNLKDCYAALGVVHTKWRHLASEFDDYIATPKANGYQSIHTVVVGPEQKVIEIQIRSADMHDDAELGVAAHWLYKEGQTTGKAQGYEEKIAWLRKLLAWHEDMAENEELVQEIRSQVFEDRVYVFTPKGDVIDLPAGSTPLDFAYYIHSQVGHRCIGAKVDGRIVPFTYRLQNAERVEILTQKEPQPKRDWMNPALGYLHSSRARSKVHTYFKKHDREQYLAQGKEQLEHALAKHGKALPDAQEAITKFNMTSLDDLLVAIGAGDVRLYQVVNFLTIAPEDEEEALSKLAQRKKTPTKRKSKEGVQVAGIGNLMMNFAKCCQPLPGDDIEGFVTQGRGVSVHRRDCEQLHQLLDKHPGRGIDVEWVGETQQSFSVSLRITALDRSGLLHDITSLLSHEKLNVEQVSTTHDNNGQVFVSLSVSVRHQEDVQRLIGKIQQVSHVVNVQRNTH, translated from the coding sequence ATGGTGCAGGTGAGAGATTTGCATGTCGACAAGGTGTCAGACACCGCAGTTGACTGGCAAGCCATGATTGACGTACCGGAGACGCGAGAAGCGTTGACTGTGCTCGATCAAAAGCTTACTGAACTTTCACCCAAAGCACATGAAACCTGTTTTAAAGCTCGTGAAATGGTGCTAATTCTCAGTGATTTGAAACTCGAAACTGATGGGTTGCTGGCGGCGCTCTGTGTGCCGTACTTTGACGCAGGGATTGTAAACGAAGAGACACTCGGCAAACTGTGTAAGCCTGAAATCGTAAAGCTTGTGCTGACAGTTCATCAAATGCAGAGCATCTCTGAACTGCAGCATTTCCGCAGAGGCAAGCCAAGCGAGACACAAATCGATGTCGTGCGTCGCATGTTGTTAGCAATGGTAGAAGACGTGCGAGCTGTTTTAATCAAACTGGCGGAGCGTATTTGTCAGTTACGCGTGGTGAAGAGTGGCGATGAAGAAGAGCGCGTACTCACCGCTAAAGAATGCAGTGAAATCTATGCACCCCTAGCGAACCGTTTAGGGATTGGACAGTTGAAGTGGGAACTGGAAGACCTCGCGTTTCGCTACTTACATCCAGATGTTTATCAACAGATCGCAAAGCAGCTTGATGAAAAACGAACGCAGCGAGAGAAATACATTTACCAGTTTGTGACTGACTTACAGCAAGCACTTTTAGCAAACGACGTGAAAGCAGAAGTGTATGGTCGTCCGAAGCATATCTTCAGTATCTACAAAAAAATGCAGAAGAAGAATCTGCAATTTGACGAACTGTTTGATATCCGTGCGGTTCGTGTTATCACGCATAATCTAAAGGATTGTTATGCCGCACTTGGTGTTGTACACACGAAATGGCGGCATTTGGCGAGCGAGTTTGACGATTACATTGCAACCCCGAAAGCAAACGGTTACCAGTCGATTCACACTGTGGTTGTCGGGCCTGAACAAAAAGTCATTGAGATACAAATTCGTAGCGCGGATATGCATGACGATGCTGAATTGGGTGTTGCTGCGCATTGGCTTTACAAGGAGGGTCAAACGACCGGCAAAGCTCAAGGGTATGAGGAAAAAATCGCGTGGTTGCGTAAGTTACTCGCTTGGCATGAGGACATGGCTGAGAATGAAGAGCTTGTGCAAGAAATTCGTAGTCAGGTGTTCGAAGATCGCGTTTATGTGTTTACGCCCAAGGGTGACGTGATCGATTTACCGGCCGGCTCAACGCCACTTGATTTTGCTTACTACATACACAGCCAAGTAGGGCATCGGTGCATTGGCGCAAAAGTAGATGGGCGCATTGTGCCATTTACTTACCGTTTACAAAATGCGGAACGCGTCGAGATATTAACGCAAAAAGAGCCTCAACCAAAACGCGACTGGATGAACCCGGCACTGGGCTATCTGCATTCCAGTCGAGCTCGAAGCAAAGTTCACACGTATTTCAAGAAACATGATCGTGAGCAGTATTTAGCTCAGGGCAAAGAGCAGCTTGAGCATGCGCTGGCGAAACATGGAAAAGCCCTACCTGACGCCCAAGAAGCGATTACAAAGTTCAATATGACCTCGCTTGATGATTTGTTGGTTGCAATTGGTGCGGGTGACGTGCGCCTCTATCAGGTGGTGAATTTCTTGACCATTGCACCAGAAGATGAAGAAGAAGCACTCAGTAAACTTGCGCAACGGAAAAAAACACCGACGAAGCGCAAGTCGAAAGAAGGTGTTCAGGTTGCAGGCATTGGTAACCTTATGATGAATTTCGCAAAGTGTTGTCAGCCGCTCCCGGGAGACGATATTGAGGGGTTTGTAACCCAAGGGCGGGGCGTGTCAGTGCATCGTCGAGACTGTGAACAGCTGCATCAATTACTCGATAAGCATCCAGGTCGAGGCATCGACGTGGAATGGGTTGGCGAAACGCAGCAAAGCTTTTCGGTCTCTTTGAGAATTACCGCACTCGATCGCTCCGGGCTTTTGCACGATATTACGAGCTTACTGAGCCATGAGAAGTTAAACGTGGAGCAAGTCAGTACGACACATGACAACAACGGTCAAGTATTTGTGTCTTTGTCTGTCAGCGTGCGTCATCAAGAAGACGTACAGAGATTAATAGGTAAGATTCAGCAGGTATCTCATGTCGTCAATGTACAACGCAACACACACTGA
- a CDS encoding holo-[acyl-carrier protein] synthase, with amino-acid sequence MSTVGIGTDIVSVTRIKAAYARQPAFAKRILTATELSEMGEIREPERFLAKRFAAKEACLKALGTGLAKGITWQDMTVTHSPHGQPLIKLSGQAAQRAEDIGVRAMHVSISDEADYAVAFVVAES; translated from the coding sequence GTGAGTACGGTCGGTATCGGCACCGATATTGTTTCGGTGACACGGATTAAAGCAGCATATGCAAGGCAGCCGGCCTTTGCGAAACGGATTCTTACGGCCACTGAACTCAGCGAGATGGGTGAAATTCGAGAGCCTGAGCGCTTTCTTGCGAAGCGTTTCGCAGCAAAAGAAGCATGTTTGAAAGCGTTGGGCACTGGGTTAGCAAAAGGAATCACGTGGCAAGACATGACGGTGACGCATTCGCCTCATGGTCAGCCATTAATTAAATTATCGGGGCAAGCAGCACAACGTGCCGAGGATATCGGCGTGCGAGCAATGCACGTATCGATTAGTGATGAAGCAGACTATGCAGTCGCCTTTGTGGTTGCGGAGTCGTAG
- a CDS encoding pyridoxine 5-phosphate synthase: protein MANDLIKLGVNIDHVATLRNARGVAYPDPVYAAAIAEQAGADGITIHLREDRRHIKDRDVEMLAETIQTRMNLEMAMTEEMVNFACKIKPAFVCLVPEKREELTTEGGLDIVGQLDRARDVVAKLSDAGILVSLFIDADKAQIEASKEVGAPYIELHTGHYAECAGEAQRSALRIIETAARDAHQLGLVVNAGHGLHYHNTQAIARIPELYELNIGHAIIARSVFCGLAEAVREMKQLMMQARSA from the coding sequence ATGGCGAATGATTTAATTAAACTGGGTGTCAATATTGATCATGTTGCAACACTTCGTAATGCCAGAGGTGTTGCATATCCTGATCCGGTCTACGCAGCGGCCATTGCAGAGCAAGCCGGAGCCGACGGAATCACTATTCATTTGCGTGAGGATCGCCGCCATATTAAAGATCGTGATGTAGAAATGCTCGCAGAAACGATACAGACGCGTATGAATCTTGAAATGGCCATGACTGAAGAAATGGTGAATTTTGCCTGCAAGATAAAACCGGCATTCGTTTGTTTAGTGCCGGAAAAGCGTGAAGAACTCACCACTGAAGGTGGGTTAGATATTGTCGGACAACTTGACAGAGCAAGAGATGTCGTGGCGAAACTGAGTGACGCTGGCATTCTCGTTTCATTATTTATCGACGCGGATAAAGCACAGATTGAAGCCTCAAAAGAAGTGGGTGCGCCCTACATTGAGCTGCATACAGGCCATTATGCAGAATGTGCAGGTGAAGCGCAGAGGTCCGCATTACGCATTATTGAAACAGCAGCGCGCGATGCACATCAGCTTGGGCTCGTGGTGAATGCGGGACATGGTCTGCATTATCATAATACACAGGCGATTGCCCGAATCCCGGAATTATATGAGTTGAATATAGGCCACGCAATTATTGCACGCTCTGTTTTCTGTGGGCTTGCAGAGGCCGTAAGGGAAATGAAACAGCTAATGATGCAGGCGCGAAGCGCGTGA
- a CDS encoding DNA replication and repair protein RecO, translating into MARAVVLHRWPYQESSYIVEFFSESAGRIRAIAKGAKAPKSKWRGVLEPFQLLQIEHIGRHDLQTLTHAEVEQSFLLRGNYLYSGFYLNELLQRLLPENFAAPALFHDYLTTLQLLSEQVLLEPVLRRFEWQLLKGLELDFSFTHDAISQAELQPNDYYRFIPEQGFVAVHDRVLETDFMGHEIAKLARFEFADERALRRYKQLMRMALQPYLGNKPLQSRNLFKVTNSR; encoded by the coding sequence ATGGCTCGCGCCGTGGTTCTGCACCGGTGGCCATATCAAGAAAGTAGTTACATTGTTGAGTTCTTCTCGGAATCAGCAGGCCGTATACGCGCTATTGCAAAAGGAGCGAAAGCGCCAAAATCGAAGTGGCGGGGAGTTTTAGAGCCTTTTCAATTGCTGCAGATAGAGCATATAGGTAGGCATGATTTGCAAACTTTGACGCATGCAGAGGTTGAACAGAGTTTTTTACTGAGAGGTAACTATCTATACAGTGGTTTTTATCTGAATGAGCTCTTGCAGCGCTTGTTGCCCGAAAATTTCGCGGCCCCAGCGCTGTTCCATGATTATTTAACAACTCTTCAATTGCTCTCTGAGCAAGTATTGCTTGAACCTGTGTTGCGTCGATTTGAGTGGCAGCTGTTGAAAGGTTTAGAGCTCGATTTCTCGTTTACTCACGATGCAATTTCGCAAGCTGAACTGCAACCGAATGATTACTATCGATTCATTCCAGAGCAAGGCTTTGTTGCAGTTCATGATAGGGTATTAGAAACTGATTTTATGGGGCATGAAATTGCCAAATTAGCGCGCTTTGAGTTTGCGGATGAACGAGCGCTCAGGCGTTATAAGCAGCTTATGCGTATGGCATTGCAACCGTATCTCGGCAACAAACCCTTGCAAAGTAGAAATTTATTCAAAGTCACAAATTCAAGGTAA
- a CDS encoding GTP-binding protein Era, whose protein sequence is MTTNDTTYNGFIAIVGRPNVGKSTLLNQLLGQKVSITSKKAQTTRHRILGIDTEGSYQTIYVDTPGLHQDEKRAINRLMNRAASSSIGDVELVLFVVEGTKWTADDDMVLEKLQQAQRPVVLIINKVDQVTDKGQLLPHIAQLSERFAFEDILPMSAKSPEHIPQLKSIVRKYLTEGIHFFPEDYVTDRSVRFMIAEIVREKLMRYTGDELPYSTTVEIEKFSEQPSGITLIHALILVEREGQKRMVIGNKGSKLKMVGQDARRDIEKLLQHQVNLQLWVKVKSGWADDERALRSLGYGEE, encoded by the coding sequence GTGACTACAAACGACACCACGTACAACGGCTTCATTGCAATCGTTGGTCGACCAAACGTGGGGAAATCCACACTTTTGAATCAATTGCTCGGCCAGAAGGTGAGTATTACCTCGAAAAAGGCGCAAACCACACGCCATCGAATTCTGGGTATTGATACGGAAGGCTCGTATCAAACCATTTATGTTGACACGCCAGGTTTGCATCAAGACGAGAAGCGAGCGATCAATCGCTTAATGAATCGTGCTGCAAGTAGCTCGATTGGTGACGTAGAACTCGTGCTTTTCGTGGTGGAAGGAACAAAATGGACGGCTGATGATGATATGGTCCTTGAGAAGCTTCAGCAGGCACAGCGTCCTGTGGTTCTCATTATAAACAAAGTTGACCAAGTTACTGATAAGGGACAGCTTTTGCCTCATATTGCGCAATTGAGTGAGCGTTTTGCATTTGAAGATATCCTCCCTATGAGTGCAAAGTCTCCTGAACACATTCCGCAACTGAAGAGCATTGTGCGTAAATATCTTACGGAAGGCATTCACTTCTTCCCGGAAGATTATGTAACGGATCGTTCGGTTCGTTTTATGATCGCTGAGATTGTAAGGGAAAAACTCATGCGCTACACAGGCGATGAACTCCCTTATTCTACCACCGTAGAAATTGAAAAATTTAGCGAACAACCGTCGGGTATTACATTAATTCACGCGCTCATTCTCGTGGAGCGCGAAGGTCAGAAACGCATGGTGATCGGAAATAAAGGGAGCAAGCTGAAAATGGTGGGGCAGGATGCACGCAGAGATATCGAGAAACTGTTGCAGCATCAAGTGAACTTGCAGCTCTGGGTTAAAGTGAAATCAGGTTGGGCTGACGACGAGCGAGCGCTCCGCAGTTTGGGGTATGGAGAGGAATAA
- a CDS encoding RNAse III — protein sequence MKLSEQQRRLLGNALGYHIQSDELLAEALTHRSAAATHYERLEFLGDSLLGFFIAEALFAKFPKEAEGDLSRMRASLVCAPMLAKIAKEFNLSEYIRLGPGELKSGGFRRESTLSDVLEALIGAIYLDSDIDTCKKTVLQWYESRLQAIKPGQSHKDPKTRLQEWLQSRQHPLPEYEVVETTGKAHNQRFKVSCQVEPVNKNVLGSGTSRRKAEQDAADKMYQIIEQMLESGEIK from the coding sequence TTGAAGTTATCCGAGCAACAACGAAGATTATTAGGGAATGCGTTAGGCTACCATATTCAAAGTGACGAGCTTCTTGCAGAGGCTCTGACTCATCGCAGCGCAGCGGCTACACACTACGAACGCTTGGAGTTTCTTGGCGACTCTCTGTTGGGCTTTTTCATTGCCGAAGCATTGTTTGCTAAGTTTCCAAAAGAGGCAGAAGGTGATTTGAGTCGCATGCGAGCGTCGCTTGTCTGTGCGCCGATGTTGGCGAAGATAGCCAAAGAATTTAATTTAAGTGAATACATCAGGCTAGGCCCAGGGGAATTGAAAAGTGGAGGTTTCCGCAGAGAATCAACCTTATCGGACGTGTTAGAAGCGCTGATTGGTGCTATTTACTTAGACAGCGATATAGATACCTGCAAAAAGACCGTCTTGCAATGGTATGAGAGCCGGTTGCAGGCGATTAAACCTGGGCAATCGCATAAAGACCCGAAAACTCGATTGCAGGAGTGGTTGCAATCGCGCCAGCACCCTTTACCAGAGTATGAAGTGGTGGAAACGACCGGGAAGGCGCACAATCAGCGTTTTAAAGTAAGTTGTCAGGTGGAGCCGGTAAATAAAAATGTACTCGGCTCTGGAACGAGTCGGCGAAAAGCGGAGCAAGATGCGGCCGACAAGATGTATCAAATAATCGAGCAAATGCTCGAGAGTGGGGAAATTAAGTGA
- a CDS encoding signal peptidase I Serine peptidase. MEROPS family S26A, giving the protein MTTFYFSLLLVIATLFTGLVWLFDHYFLKPKRKQAVASVEEKSGQKLSEEDALAVAPEPGIVEFSRSAFPIIAFILILRSFIYEPFRIPSGSMMPTLLVGDFILVEKFRYGLRDPLFRHEFVRTGRPEHGDVAVFKYPLEPDIDYIKRIIGLPGDKVVYRDKQFFIEKACAPNCMGDNQVEIPHEFVNEGDFFHGRIPLRTFAENHGERSYQVLVNPAAGSQLGNFYNQPGTRRGEWVVPEGHYFAIGDNRDNSRDSRFWGFVSEEHLVGRAVFVWLSLEFDHAPDSRLPRWIPTGVRFERLGKIN; this is encoded by the coding sequence ATGACCACTTTTTATTTTTCATTGTTGCTGGTTATTGCAACTCTTTTTACAGGCCTTGTTTGGTTGTTTGACCATTATTTTTTGAAGCCGAAAAGAAAGCAAGCGGTCGCTTCGGTTGAGGAGAAAAGTGGCCAGAAACTATCTGAAGAAGACGCACTTGCTGTCGCGCCTGAGCCCGGAATCGTCGAGTTTTCACGCTCAGCGTTTCCAATTATTGCCTTTATTCTGATATTGCGCTCATTTATTTACGAACCGTTTCGAATTCCTTCGGGCTCGATGATGCCCACCCTGTTAGTGGGTGATTTTATTCTTGTTGAGAAGTTTCGCTACGGGCTCCGTGATCCTTTGTTCCGCCACGAATTTGTGCGCACGGGACGTCCTGAGCACGGCGATGTAGCGGTATTCAAGTATCCGCTGGAGCCGGATATCGACTATATTAAGAGAATTATTGGTTTACCTGGCGACAAGGTCGTTTATCGCGACAAACAATTCTTTATTGAAAAAGCTTGTGCCCCAAACTGTATGGGTGACAATCAGGTCGAAATTCCGCATGAGTTTGTGAATGAAGGTGATTTCTTCCACGGTCGAATTCCGTTGCGAACTTTTGCTGAAAACCATGGAGAGCGCTCTTATCAAGTGTTAGTAAATCCGGCGGCGGGCTCGCAACTTGGAAATTTTTACAATCAACCGGGTACTAGACGCGGTGAGTGGGTTGTACCGGAAGGACATTATTTTGCCATCGGTGATAACCGAGATAACTCACGGGATAGCCGTTTCTGGGGCTTTGTATCTGAGGAACATCTTGTCGGGCGTGCAGTGTTTGTGTGGTTAAGTCTTGAGTTCGACCATGCCCCAGACTCACGTTTACCGCGCTGGATTCCGACTGGAGTTCGATTCGAGAGGTTGGGGAAAATTAATTGA
- a CDS encoding GTP-binding protein LepA, with the protein MSQQGVAKANIRNFSIIAHIDHGKSTLSDRLIHFCGGLTDREMAEQVLDSMDIERERGITIKAQSVTLFYDADDGERYQLNFIDTPGHVDFSYEVSRSLAGCEGALLVVDAAQGVEAQTLANCYTAIDMDLEVVPVLNKIDLPQADPMRVAQEIEDIVGIEAVDAVQCSAKTGIGIKDVLERIVKQIPSPKTEADDEAPLQALIIDSWFDNYQGVVSLVRIKKGVLRAGEKMKVMSTGQSHLVDKVGIFTPKQTETGVLRAGEVGYVISGIKDIHGAPVGDTLTHAKNAAEKPLPGFKRVKPQVYAGMFPISSDEYENFRDALDKLSLNDASLFFEPENSSALGFGFRCGFLGMLHMEIIQERLEREYDIDLITTAPTVVYKVTTTDGRELKVDNPAYLPAVNDIEEIAEPIVEANILVPQEHVGNVITLCVEKRGVQKDMNYHGKQVALTYDLPMAEVVMDFFDRLKSTSRGYASLDYHFKRFEPSDMVRVDILINAERVDALAMICHRSIAQGRGRDVVEKMRELIPRQMFDIAIQAAIGNHIIARSTVKQLRKNVTAKCYGGDVSRKKKLLQKQKEGKKRMKQLGNVEVPQEAFLAVLKTGK; encoded by the coding sequence ATGGCCGAGCAGGTTCTAGATTCGATGGACATTGAGCGGGAGCGAGGAATTACGATTAAAGCGCAGAGTGTGACGCTTTTTTATGATGCAGATGACGGCGAACGGTATCAATTAAACTTTATTGATACACCTGGTCACGTTGATTTTTCTTATGAAGTTTCACGCAGCTTAGCAGGTTGCGAGGGGGCGTTGCTTGTTGTCGACGCGGCACAAGGTGTGGAAGCACAGACGCTTGCGAACTGTTATACAGCCATCGATATGGATTTAGAGGTGGTGCCCGTACTGAATAAAATCGATTTACCGCAAGCTGATCCTATGCGTGTCGCGCAGGAAATTGAAGACATCGTGGGTATTGAAGCGGTCGATGCAGTGCAATGCTCAGCGAAAACAGGCATTGGTATCAAAGACGTTCTTGAACGGATTGTAAAGCAAATTCCTTCGCCGAAAACAGAAGCAGATGATGAAGCACCTCTGCAGGCACTGATTATTGATTCTTGGTTTGACAACTACCAAGGTGTTGTCAGTTTGGTGCGAATCAAGAAAGGCGTGCTGCGCGCAGGCGAAAAGATGAAAGTCATGTCAACCGGCCAGAGCCATTTAGTGGACAAAGTCGGTATTTTCACACCTAAACAAACTGAAACGGGCGTTCTTCGTGCTGGCGAAGTAGGTTATGTGATCTCGGGCATTAAGGATATTCATGGCGCTCCTGTTGGAGATACGCTGACGCATGCAAAGAATGCTGCAGAGAAACCATTGCCCGGTTTTAAACGCGTAAAGCCACAAGTATACGCGGGAATGTTCCCGATTAGCTCTGATGAATATGAGAACTTTCGCGACGCGCTCGACAAACTGAGTTTGAACGATGCGTCATTATTCTTTGAACCAGAAAACTCGAGCGCCCTCGGATTTGGCTTCCGTTGTGGGTTCTTGGGTATGTTACACATGGAAATTATCCAGGAGCGGCTTGAGCGAGAGTACGATATTGACCTCATTACGACCGCACCGACCGTAGTTTATAAAGTGACAACCACAGATGGCCGGGAACTAAAAGTAGATAACCCTGCGTATTTACCTGCAGTCAATGACATTGAAGAAATTGCTGAGCCGATTGTAGAAGCCAATATTTTGGTTCCACAAGAACATGTGGGTAACGTGATTACACTTTGCGTTGAGAAACGCGGTGTTCAAAAGGACATGAATTACCACGGCAAACAAGTCGCCCTCACATATGATTTGCCCATGGCTGAAGTTGTGATGGATTTCTTTGACCGTCTGAAGTCTACGAGCCGAGGTTACGCGTCGTTAGACTATCATTTTAAACGTTTTGAACCTTCCGACATGGTGCGGGTCGATATTTTGATTAACGCAGAGCGTGTGGATGCATTAGCCATGATCTGCCACCGCAGTATTGCGCAAGGAAGAGGGCGTGATGTGGTAGAAAAAATGCGCGAACTCATTCCGCGTCAAATGTTTGATATTGCGATTCAGGCTGCAATTGGCAATCATATTATTGCCCGTAGCACGGTGAAACAACTGCGTAAAAACGTAACAGCAAAATGTTATGGTGGTGACGTGAGCCGTAAGAAGAAGCTCTTACAGAAACAGAAAGAAGGTAAGAAGCGTATGAAGCAGCTAGGGAATGTTGAAGTTCCGCAAGAGGCATTTCTCGCTGTCCTAAAAACCGGTAAGTAG